The DNA region TTTTCATCCCGTTCAAATACTGCTTCGGCATAGTTCAGCAGAACTTCTGCGTAGCGAATAACGGGGTAGTCATAGCTTTCATAGGTGTCATTCACATAACGTTCGCAAGCCCATTTCTGGTTGTTGTAACCGCTTCCACTGGTAGGCACTAATCCCTTGATGGAAGCTGAAGCGCGGTCAACGGCATCACCTGTCCAGTTGACACGTGAGTTCAGGTTACTCCAGAAATATTCGTAAGGTTTGCACAGGGTATAAACCATACGGTTATCTCTATTCAGGTATTCGTCCAATATCTTTTGGTCTCCTTTATATACTTCAGATTTTTCAATAGGGAGTCCGTCCTGGCAGAGATACATTGCAGCAAATTTGTGAGAAATCATTTGGGCATTTGCCAAACACTCTTTCGTGATATTTGAACCGATAGGAGCCAACGCTTCGTCATGACGGCGGGAGAAAATATACTCCGTATTGGCGCTTTTCTGCAATCCGGCCGGGTTACATTTCGTATCTTCCAGAATGAACATATACTTCTGCGCGCTGTCGCCCAGGATAGCAGGTGCAAACAGAGAGAATGTTTTAGCATTGATCACTTCCTTTGCTGCATTTGCCGCAATGTCCAGCAAGTCTTTGCCTCGGGTTGTGTTGCCACGGAATTTCTGCCATGTTCCTTCGTAGAGCGCTACACGGGAAAGCATTGCCCAGGCGCCTTCGCGACCTACACGTCCTTTTTCCACTGTGGAAGTGACGGGAAGTAATTCGGCGGCATCTTTCAAATCCTGAATGATGAGGTCGGCTACTTCGCTGCGGTCGTTGCGTGCTGCTTGCATTTCGGGAGCGGTAACATCAATCGGTGTAGTGACTACTATGACATTTCCAAAAAGCTGCAACAGGTCAAAGTAGCAGTAAGCGCGGAAAAACTTGGCTTCACCGATATATTGTGCGATGTCACTCTGATTTGCAAAACTCTCTGCTTTCTGCAAGAGGATATTGGTGCGACGGATGCGATTGTATGCATCGGTATAGTTACCGTCGGAAGCCGGTATGCTGTTGGTTCCGTTAGCAAATACATTCTTGCTGCCTTTGTCCATGATAAGGTCGGAACGCTTATCGGAGTGGGGGGCATCGTAGACGCTGTTTTTGAAATCGCGTGTCCAGCCATAGAACTGATTGGAGAACAACTTGAAGTCTGTAGCAGTCTGCCAATAGTTACCATCGGCAATCTGGTCTTTCGGATCCAGGTCGAGACAGGAATGTAACATACATCCTATTGCCAGTATCAAGATAGATTTAATTGTATATTTTTTCATTTTTGTCTTCAATTAAAAGGTTAAATTCAATCCAAAAGTTACAGTGCGCAGGAAAGGGTATCGCTTGGAGTTGTCCACTTTACGGTTTGCTTCCGGATCCCATCCATCGTTAATTTTGCTGTGTTCCCACAAATCGCTACCTGTTACATATACACGTGCCTTACTCAATATTTTTGTTCTGGCAAGCAGGGAAGCCGGAAGCGAATAACCCAAAGTTACATTTTTCAAGCGCAAATATGCACCGTCTTCTACCGACCATGAAGAACATTGGTAGTTGTAGTTGTTAAGTTCGGACTGGTTGGTCAGTGCAGGGAAGAACGCACCCGGATTATCCGGAGACCATGTGTTGCCTATATGCTGGTCGCTCGTGTTCAGATAAACGGCACGCATCGGAATTCTCCATGTACTCTCCTCACGCCAGATGGTGCGTTTGCCCGCGCCCTGGAAAACGATGGCAAGGTCAAAACCATTCCACTCCAGACCTGCATTGATAGAGAATTGTACTTTAGGATCATCTGTACCCAGGTAAACAAAATCTTCTTCTGTCAGCTTGCCATCCTTATTTACATCTTCGAACATGTTATCGCCAAGGCGCAGGTTGTTGAGTGTACCGATGGTACTGGTATTTTTATACTTATCCACATACTTTTTCAGTTGCTCTTCTGTCTGTATCTTACCGCAGTAACGGAGACCGAATACAGAGTTCAGAGGATATCCTTCACGGTCGGAGCGTACACCTGCTTTGATGGCTCCACTACCACCGTTATCCACTAATTCGTTGGTAGTGTAGGTAAAAGTACCGCCGATATGATAGTTTACTTTTCCAATCTTATCCGACCAGTTGATCATACCTTCCCAACCGTGTGCCTTGAATGCACCGTAATTTGCCGTGGGAGCCTTGTCACCCAGAATACCCGGATAGATTACGTCGATCAACATATTGTCACTCTTCTTCCAGAAGATTTCTGCCGTACCCGTCAGGCGGTTACGCAAGAACCCGAAATCAAGACCAAGATTATAATTATGGATGCGTTCCCATGTACGGTCAGTACTCGGCAACTTACCGTTAGTGTCTACATAAGAGATTTTTCCATTGCCTATCAATGCACCGCCACTGGGGGTGAAGTTGTATAACTGTGCACCGTCATAGCGGTCAACGCCACTCTGATTACCTACGCTACCGTAAGAAGCTCTCAGCTTCAGTTCGTCTACAAATGTCAGATTCTTCATGAATGCTTCTTCCGAAATTCTCCATCCGGCAGAAGTACCCCAGTAGAATACCCAACGGTTTTCGGGCTGGAATTTGGAAGAACCGTCATAACGTCCCTGTGCTTCCAACATGTATTTAGAACGATAATTGTAGTTGATACGGCCAAAGTAAGACATTACAGCCTCTTGCCATTTGGATGATTTGTCGTCACCATTCTTCAGGTAAACAACATCCTTTGTGCTATTGGGGATTTCCAGTGAGGGCAGTATACCTTCTGTATAGAGGAAAGTACCTTCATACTCTTTCAGGTTATATTGCGAACCTACCATCACTTTTACATCGTGGACATCGGCAAAGATATGTGACCAGTCGATGTGTCCGGACAATGAGTAAAAGTCAGTACGTGAATTGGATTTGGAATATGAACTCTTGTCCTCTGTCGGATTGCTGCGAACCACGCGGTCACCTGCATAGTTATACCAATCAATCGCTTTACTTTGTTTATCACGGATGGCTGTTGATGTATTATAACCGGCCGTTACAGAAGCTGTCAGGTTTTTCAGGATGGAATATCTGAATGTCTCGCTGATGTTGATGGCGGACACTTTCAGCTTGTTGTCACCGCCCAATTCACAATACCAGTTGGGTGCACCCCATGTTCCCCATGCATAAGGTTTGCCATTAGCTGTAGCAGATGGGAAACCCGGTTGCTGTGAGTTGGTGGTCAGCGCCGAACCAATTTGTGTGGGTGCCACTTGATCCTGGCGGTTGTAAGCAATTACCGACTCAATAGAAGCGCGGTCAGACAGTTTAAAGGTATTTGTCAAGCGCAGGTTGTAACGGTTGTTATTGTTGTTACCCCATTTCAAGTTACTGTCATCATACATATAGCCTAAAGACAGACGGTACTTTGAGGCATCCGAGCCACCTGCTATGGCAAGTTCGTGTTGCGTGGAAGCGGCTGTTCCCCACATGATATCCTGCCAGTTGGTATCGAAAAATACAAAGTCCGCTACGTCCGTGAAGGCATTTCCAAAGGGATTCGTAGTATGGTCAAGATTGATATACTGATTTTTATACGCCAATGCTAGTTTTGCATAACGCATCCAGGTATCATCGTCACCGTAACCGTCATTGGTACGTGCATCTATCACGGAGGAAGCCCATTGCTCCAGGCTCATCAGATGAGGAGACAGACCGATAAACTTACTTGTTACCGAACCGCTATAGTCTACCTGCACCTTGCCTGCCTGGGCTTTCTTGGTAGTTACCAATACTACACCACCGGCAGCTTTACTACCGTAGATGGAAGCCGAAGCATCTTTCAAGAAATTGATAGACTCAATATCGGAGGGATTCAACAGACGTAGCTCGTTTACACTTTCATATTCCACCCCGTCGATAATGACTAATGGGCTGGTCGTGTTTTTTGAAACTGCACCGCGCAGACTCATGTTCCAGCTTTCATCGCCCGGGGCTGTAGAATTACGTGTGATAATGACACCGGGAACCTGGCCTTGCAATGCCTGTACCGGACTGGACATTGTTCCTTTATTCTCTAACATCTTCTGATTCACCACTGTTACCGAACCGGTCATTGTAGCTTTCTTTTGTGTACCGTAGCCCACAACCACCACCTCGTCCAGCATTTCCGAATCTTCTGTCAAAACCACTTTCAGATTGGTTTCATTTCCTTTTACCACAATCTCCTGTGACTTATAGCCTATAAATGAAACCACTAAAGTCCCTTTTGCATTACTCAGACTGAAATTACCGTCAATATCGGTAATGCAACCGTTCGTGGTGCCTTTCACCATAATGTTGGCACCAATAATGGGTTCACCGGTAGCATCCACTACGGTACCTTTTACTGTACCGGTCTGCATAATGGCTTGTACCTCATTTACATTGGCAAAAGCCTGCTGCGGGCTACCTACACAGAGTGCAGATGCCATTGCTGCTGAGAATAAAATTCTTTTCGATGAGAATTTCAGAAATTCATTCCTCATAATTTATAAATTTAAAATTAACACTATTATTTCGATTGTAATCTAATTAGATACATTGTTTCATATATTCACGTATTTCCTTCCGGCTGATAAACAAATGGTTTTCGACCGTACGGCGTGAAAGGTTCAATTTGGCGGAAATTTCCGATGAGGATTTATCCTCAAAACGGTTCATGATATAAATCTTTCTGCGTTGTTCCGGAAGAGTGCGCAGTTTGCGCTTTTCACAAGCTAGTAAATCATTGGCAATAATTTGGTTTTCCGTTTCATTGGTACAGGTCGTTGCATGATCATATATATAAGATGTTATTTCTTGCTTCTTATAGTGACGGCGCAAGTAGTCGTTCACCAGATTGCGGGATATGGTGTAAATGAAAAACTTTACAGTGTCCGGGCGGAGCATTTGCTTATAGTCCATTAAACGCAGAAATACATCTTGGGCTATGTCTTCAGCTTCCTCTTTATTGTTTATCCTATAACATATATAGAGATAGACGGAGCGGTGGTAACTCGTATAAGAGTCAGCTATCAATTGAACGGATGTCATCTTTTTGTTTTCCATGCTTCAGACTTTGGTTACGTTTTACGTTAGCTTTACGATTGCAAATATAAAAGGTAAAAAACGGAAAACAATTTTTTATAGTGCTTAACAAATCTCATCTCATTAACTTAGACTGAAAACTAATTAATTTGTTGTAATATAGCTGTTTAAGAATTTGAGACTCGTAGTATCAACTAATAATTTGAGACTCCGGGGTGAATTGGACGGAAAATCTGATGCAACAAAAACGCACTTATCTTTCAATGTGCTGAAAGTTAAGTGCGGAAAATGATAGAGTATATCTTAATATTATAAGTTATTCGTCGTTATTCTTTCCGATGCTCCGGATATATTCATTGGGAGTGATGCCGGTAGCCTTCTTGAAATAGCGGAAGAAGGAAGCACGTGAGCTAAAACCACAGAGTTCGGCAAGTGCTCCCAGTGTATATTTGGAATATTCGTCTTCGTTGATAAGACGCTTGAACTCCTCAATACGGTAATCATTGATGTAATCGTAATAATTACGGTTCAGATGTTGATTGAAGAGATAAGATAAAGTATGTGCTGACCTGCCGAGCATGGTTGCCAGATCGGCTATTTTCAAATCCGGGTTTGTATATGGCTTATCACGAAGCATCAGAGCCTCCAGCTTTTCTGTCAGGCGCTGACATTCTTCCGTGCTTATCTTATTGGTTTTATATTTTGATTCTGCTGTTTTTTCTTGCTTTTCGGGCTCTTGCACATTTTCAGGAAGCGGGATTTGAATATTTTTCGTTTGCTTCGCTTTTCTCTTACGCTGATAGTAAATGTAGCCGATAAAAGCTAAAGCAATGGAAACGGCGATGATACTCCATGTTTCTACAGGATAGGCAATGTGGACGGCGGTGCGTACTTCAGAATCAGGGTTCCCGATATAGCGTAGCTTGAAAAGATAGTTTCCGGATGACAAATCATAATAAGTAATTTCCGATTTTCCGGTCAATATCTGCCAGTCTTCATCTTCACCTTCCAATTTGTATTCATAAGTCATATAAGCCGGTTCGGTATAGGTAAAGCCGGAGAAATGAAAAGTTAGGTTGTTTTGAGAGGATTCAAGTTGTATTTCAGGGACTTTCCCACTCTCAATAACAGGATGAAGCGATTTCTTTCCGTTGACGTAAATATCTGTAATCGTCAGCGGATAAGTGTATCTTTTCATCTGATTATTTTGCTTGAAGTTCATATAAATCAGCCCTTTGGAATTTCCCATCCATATATTTCCCTGCTGATCCTGTACGGGAGGGCATAGTGTAAAAATAGAACTGGGAATACCGTCTATGAAATTATAAGGAATAAAAGTCTCTTTCTTGTCGTAGCGGTAGAGTCCGTTATTGGTTCCTATCCAGAGCCATTTCTCATTATCTTCCAGAATAAACATACCATCTTTTCCTTCCAGTTGTGTATCAGGTTGTAACCTTCTGAAGCGACTCATGGAGAGATCGGATATACACATACTTCCTTTGTCCGGCAGGAAATAAAGATAATGGTCGGAGTCTTCATATACAACTCTGATCTTTTCTTTATGAATAAAGTTTTCCGGGAAGATATCGGTTTTCAGACTTTCAGAGGAGGGATCCCAGATACACATGCCATTTTCCGTGCAAATCCATCCTTTGTGAGTGGAATCAAAATAGATTTCGTAAACATTCCCTTCGGGTAATTTGGAGTTGGCACTGGTGTAGTGCTTGATTCTTTTCCCATTCTTATAGCAATAGAGTCCCATTGAGGTACCTATCCACAATTGGTCTTTGGCATCCGCTTTTATGCTGAAAATCTGTCCCCGCATGAAAGGCTGCGGTTCATTGGGTTCGAAGTCGTGGATGGTAAGATCAGCAGGATTGAATATGTACATACCTCCGCCATAAGTTCCGATATAATATTTATCCTGAAATTTGTAGATACAGAAGATCATACTGGAACGCAATTCGGGAGATTTAAAGTTTTTGAAGCGTCGTTCCTCTTCGTTTATATAGAATAGGCCGTCGCGGGAGCCGACTAACTTTTCATGTTCGGTAATTGCAATACTGCGGACAGGCATATCTTTGGAGTCAAAATACGGGAGATAACTGTAAGTAGAGAAAAGTCCGCTCTGGTACAGACTGTAATCCAATCCCAGTTGATAGAAGCCTATCCAGATAAGCCCGTCACGATCCACTAAAAGGGAATATACGGAGTTGGAGCGGATACTTTCGTCTTTTCCCGGTTCGTGGCGGAAAGAGCGTAGAACCTTCATTTGTTTGGTAGAAATGAAATGTACTCCATTTCCATCCGTACCCACATACAACATATCTTCACCATCACCGGACAGCGAAGATATCACATTGCAGCCTACATCGATGAAGTGCCTGAATTTATGTGTTTGCATATCGAAGCTGATAATACCTTGCCCCATCGTACCTAGATAAAGTACGTTGCCGATGCGGGTGATATTGTTGTAAGAGCAAAGATGCTTGTTTTCTACTATATTATGATAAGGGACGATTTTTTTGTCGGCAAGTGTCAGGGAATAAAGTCCGTCGTTGGTAGCTATCCAGAGAATGCCCTCTTCACTAAGACTTAGTCCGGTGATGATATTAGAGGCTGACAGGACATTGGGGTCTATAAGTACTTGTTCCAGATTCCCGTTTTTATAGATAAACAGACCGGCCTCGCTACCTATATATAAAGTACCTTTTCCATCGGGTAGAAGTGTGCGGACGCCGTAGTGTAATGTTTCGGCGGCAATCGGCTCGGGAATATTCTTTTCGGTATTCACCCGCCAAAGTCCCATGCCGTTTCCCATCCATATCTGGTTGCCCTCCATTTCGGCAATGGCATTGACCCGCTTGATCTTTTCATTTGCTCCGGAAATCAGGAAATGCTTCAGACGCGTGCCGTCAAAACGTTCCAAAGAATTGCCGGTACCTATCCAAACATAGCCAATGGAGTCTTTATAAAGTGCATTTACTACTAAGTCGGAAAGTCCTTCGGTGACGGACAGTCCCCGGAAGACAGAGGGGAGGGAATAGCCCGGAAGGGAGCTAAACAGTAGGAATAATAGGACAATATATTTCGATATGTTTTTCACGATATGGTATCTTTCGTTTCTATACATTATGTTTCTGTACAGCAAATATAAGGAAAAAGAACGAAAATATTCGGGTTTAGGATGATTATTCGGTAGTCGGAGACTCTTTGCTGACTTATTGGCTTGTGAGCGGGGCGTATCTGGTCCATACCAAGTCCGTACTTGCTCCGTGTCTATAGCTATGGGGCACCTATGGAGCTGGTACGGAGTAGCTACGGATCAGATACGGAGGACGTACGGAGATGCTACGGACCATGTACGGAGATGATATGGACTTGATGCTATTGTTTTCACTTCAATTCCGTTTCCACTGTATTGGTTTTTAGTTTATACGTCTTCTTTTTGATGCTGACGGTGCAATCGGCGGATGCAGTGTAGTACCATGCCCCTTTCTTGAATTCCAGTAATACATCTGCGGGAGTTTCCGTCTTGATAACTACATTCGGGGTACTTAGCAAAGTGCCATGTCCTAAAAAGAAGGTGCAATCATCGCCCTTTTTATTTCCCCATAAAGCATAGGTGGCTTGTGCGCTCATTTTTCCGCTGGTGCAGATATCCGTGGGATTATCTGATGACAGAATATAGTCTGTGCGTCCATCTTTCTGTACCACACATATACCGGTGGCACTGTTTTCTGTTTTGCTTTTTACTTCGGGGAAACTTACTTCGGCAATGCAGCCGGGTTCTTTTACGGATGAGGGCTCATAGATAGCGACGAACGGTCGGTTCCAGGCTTCTCCTTTCTGGCGGGCTACAAAAGTCAGGGTAGGTTGTTCTTTGATATTATATGGCATCCCCGGAGTACGGCTCAAACCTTCCGTCATGGGAGACAGGGCGGTGAAAACTTCCCGGTCCGTTTCTCCTTTCATCCACAAGTTCATTGAAATGTCATCCTTGTCGGGCATGGCAATGGTAAATGTAGCTTTTATGTCTTTGTTGGTAGTAGCCGATTTTTTATCATAGATATAAGAATAAGCATAAAGGTGAGCACCGGCAAAGGCCAGTTCCTCGGTGGGTTGCAGATTCAGGTCTGCACCGTCTGTGCCTGTCAGTGTTAGGGTTTGCCCCAGATTATGGTAGAAATAATCATGCATTTTATCACCACCGCGTTCTTTCCGGCTGCGGAAGATATCTACATAGTAACCGGTTTCCGGACCGGTAGTGACGATACTCATCATACGGGTCTGGTCGGCACGGCTTTCCGGTTCACGGAAAGAAACATCGCTATAGGTTACGGAAGTGAAAGCTTTTCCCGGTTCGGAAGAAACTGGAAAACTGGATTTAAGATCAAAGGAGTGATTACTTTTCATAACCGGATAACTGGAAATGCCATCCACGCAAACCGTGTTATGACTGGGAAATTGAGAATAATATTCCAGATAGTCCAGTCCGCTGTATAAGTAAAGGCCAATTCCGGCATCGGGAGCCAAAACATATCCCTTACCATAAAGCTCCATAGATATGCCATTGGCATGCATGTGGTTTCCTTCACTGGCATTCAAGGATATCATAAGGCTGTGACGGGGATTCATTCCGTTTCGTTGTACCAACCAGGAAACGTTCGGTGCATAGAAGAGGGGAGAGACATATTGCTTTATTTCTCCAGCTTCGATATTGGGATTCAGTTCCAATGGCTTTTCATCAAAGAAAGAACTGATAGAAACGGGGACGCTTTTTTTATTGTCTTTGGTTTTTCCCGCATCGGGATGGAAGCATTTCAGCATGGCAGTGAAATATTCTTCCTGCTCTTTCTTGCCGTTGTGTTGTGCATTTCGTATCATGCGGGATATAGGATGGGTGTTCAGATATCCCGGGTGGGTATCGCCGAAACCACAGATCATCCGGTTGGGGAACAAATATTGCGGAGTAGCGGCTACTGCTTTAGAAAGAACCGGCATTGCTTCCACCAGGTCATAATTCAGATTCCGGTCGAAGAGGGTAGCAAAGCTGGTGTAGTCATTCAGTACTACATTGCTGTATCCGGGACATTCGGCCCAGATACCTGTCTTCGGATCGAAGCCATAATCGGCTAATTTATTCAGACTCCATTGGCGGATACTAGAGCGGTTGAGTACATAATCAATGTAATATTCGCGTCCTTTGCCATCGGCATATTGCTTGTTGTTTTCCAGTATCATACCAATATTCATGACATAACGAGCCTGCATCAGGTTCCAGTTGTTGTGAGGAACACCGTTTGCAATGATATTGTCCGCCCATTTCTTGAAAGCTCCTGCGTATATATCCATTTTGTCGGTATGCCGGGCATTCAGGTAGTCATACAGGAAATCGTAAAGGGGAACGATGTCATAAAGAATATCTTCGTGAATAACCTCGAAAGAACTCATGCCTACCAGCGTTTGCTGATGGCCGTGGTTGAGGTCGATGGGAACATTCCGATAATAGATACCTGTCATATAGGTATCGAATACTCCGGCAGCGAGTTTTGCATATCTTTCTTCTCCGGTAAGCCAGTAAAGGAAGGCGGCATCACGGGCGATACCCATGATTTCACGGTTCAGGCTCTCGATGTTGCGTCCGGTTTTAGAAGGATGTACACTCTCCATAGGGCGGCCGGGCAAGGCGTTGTTACAGAAAGTCACATTTCCTTCCACATCGTCATCGTATGGCACTACGTCTTCCAGACGGGGGCGTCCGTGGGTGGCAAATGTGCCGCGCGTACCAGAATAGCGAACGGTGGGTGCCGGTGCTTTTTCGCCTCCGGCATGGTCGAAGGTTTCACCTTTTATATATACATCCGTAGCATGAGACTTCCAATACATGGCAAGGCGTGAAAGTAACCAGTCCGGTTGGGCATCTGTCAGGTTGGCATAAAGATCGGCACGCCTTTTCAGTTTCTCAAATACGTCTTTTGCCCAATCTTCTTTTTCTATCAGACTCAGGGTTTCACTCTTACCGTTGCTGTTCGTCAGATAACGCGGATGGCTGTCCGGCAACTGCTGCCGGAAGGCGATTTCTACCTCCTGGGCTTGTAATATCCCTGAAAAGAGAAGGCATATCAATAAACTAAGTGCTTTCATATTCTATCAATAACATTAGGTGTTTAAAGAATATACGGATGAGGGCGGATAATTACTCAACGGAACACGACAAAGATAGCGCAAGACTATGCAAAATATGTAATCATTATTACACTTTTTTAAAAATAAAGCCCCTACTTTTGTGAAAAATACTATTTCCTATGAAGAAATTGTCATTTATAAACAGGTTTTTACCTTCGTACAAATGGAAAGTGGCTGCGATAGTTATCTGCGGTATCGTTGTGGGCGGGGGAGGCTTGTTCATGTACTTGCTGCGGGCGCATACCTACTTGGGGGATGAGCCGTCGGCATGCGTGAACTGTCATATTATGGCACCTTACTACGCTACATGGTTTCACAGTTCACATAGTCGGGATGCCACTTGTAATGATTGTCATGTTCCTCATGAGAATGCCGTAAAGAAATGGACATTCAAGGGGATGGACGGTATGAAACATGTGGCTGCTTTCCTGACAAAGAGCGAGCCGCAGGTTATCAGGGCGCATGAAGCCAGTTCAGAGGTGATTATGAACAACTGTATTCGTTGCCATACGCAGTTGAATGCGGAGTTTGTGAAAACCGGGAAAATAGATTATATGATGTCTCAGGTAGGCGAGGGTAAGGCTTGTTGGGATTGTCACCGGGATGTGCCGCATGGCGGAAGCAACTCGTTGTCATCCACTCCCAATGCACTGGTACCTTATCCCGAATCGCCCGTTCCGGGCTGGCTGCAAAAGATGCTTAAGAAATAATGAAATAAAATCAATATACTTATGGAAAAGAAATTGAAATCATGGCAAGGCTGGCTGCTGTTCGGTGGTTCGATGGTAGTCGTGTTTGTATTAGGATTATGTGTTTCCGCGCTGATGGAGAGGCGGGCGGAATTAGAAAGCGTGTTCAATAACCGCAGGACTGTTATTACAGGCATTGAAGCCCGTAATGAAGTGTTCAAAAGTGATTTCCCCCGTGAATATCAGACCTGGACGGAAACAGCGAAGACGGATTTCCAGAGTGAGTTCAACGGAAACATTGCGGTCGATGTATTGGAACAACGTCCCGAAATGGTGGTTCTGTGGGCAGGATATGCTTTCTCAAAGGACTATTCGACTCCGCGTGGGCACATGCATGCGATAGAGGATATTACGGCAAGTCTTCGTACGGGTGCGCCTACTACTCCCGAAGATGGTCCGCAACCGTCTACCTGTTGGACTTGCAAGAGTCCGGATGTTCCCCGTGTGATGGAGGCTATCGGTGTGGATGCATTCTATAATAATAAGTGGGGAGCAATGGGTGATGAGATTGTAAATCCTATCGGATGCGCCGATTGCCACGAACCGGAAAATATGAATCTGCACATTAGCCGTCCAGCTTTGATCGAGGCTTTTGCACGCCAGGGCAGAGATATTACGAAAGCTACTCCGCAGGAAATGCGCTCGCTGGTTTGTGCGCAGTGCCACGTGGAATATTACTTCAAGGGTGATGGCAAGTACCTGACTTTCCCCTGGGATAAAGGCTTTACTGTGGAAGATATGGAGGCTTATTATGATAATGAAGGTTTCTATGACTATATTCATAAACTGAGTCGTGCTCCGATATTGAAAGCGCAGCATCCTGATTATGAAATCTGTCAGATGGGTATTCACGGTCAGAGAGGTGTGTCATGTGCAGATTGTCACATGCCTTATAAGAGCGAAGGTGGTGTGAAATTCAGCGATCACCATATTCAAAGCCCGCTGGCGATGATTGACCGTACTTGTCAGACTTGCCACCGCGAAAGTGAAGAAACATTGCGTAACAATGTGTACGAACGCCAACGTAAGGCTAACGAAATACGTAACCGTCTGGAACAGGAACTTGCCAAGGCTCATATCGAGGCTAAGTTTGCATGGGACAAGGGGGCTACGGAAGATCAGATGAAAGACGTACTTGCCCTGATCCGTCAGGCGCAGTGGCGTTGGGACTTTGGTGTGGCATCTCATGGAGGTGCTTTCCATGCTTCGCAGGAAATCCAACGTATCCTTTCACATGGTTTGGACAAGGCTATGCAGGCTCGTCTGGCTGTATTAAGAGTATTGGCTAAGCATGGTTTTACGGATGATGTGCCGATGCCGGATATTTCAACCAAAGAGAAAGCACAACAATACATTGGCCTCGACATGGATGCGGAAAGAGCTGCTAAAGAGAAATTCTTGAAAACAACTGTACCTGCGTGGCTGGAAAAAGCAAAAGCTAACGGTCGCCTGGCCCAGAAATAAAACAGAGATATGTGGATCAGACCGTGGGGATTTAAAGAAGGATGCCTGATAGGCGCAGGACTGTTGGTGACAGGATGGCTGCTACAGATTACAATTGGTGAAATAGATTGGAGTCTGT from Bacteroides sp. MSB163 includes:
- the nrfA gene encoding ammonia-forming cytochrome c nitrite reductase: MEKKLKSWQGWLLFGGSMVVVFVLGLCVSALMERRAELESVFNNRRTVITGIEARNEVFKSDFPREYQTWTETAKTDFQSEFNGNIAVDVLEQRPEMVVLWAGYAFSKDYSTPRGHMHAIEDITASLRTGAPTTPEDGPQPSTCWTCKSPDVPRVMEAIGVDAFYNNKWGAMGDEIVNPIGCADCHEPENMNLHISRPALIEAFARQGRDITKATPQEMRSLVCAQCHVEYYFKGDGKYLTFPWDKGFTVEDMEAYYDNEGFYDYIHKLSRAPILKAQHPDYEICQMGIHGQRGVSCADCHMPYKSEGGVKFSDHHIQSPLAMIDRTCQTCHRESEETLRNNVYERQRKANEIRNRLEQELAKAHIEAKFAWDKGATEDQMKDVLALIRQAQWRWDFGVASHGGAFHASQEIQRILSHGLDKAMQARLAVLRVLAKHGFTDDVPMPDISTKEKAQQYIGLDMDAERAAKEKFLKTTVPAWLEKAKANGRLAQK